A segment of the Macrotis lagotis isolate mMagLag1 chromosome 8, bilby.v1.9.chrom.fasta, whole genome shotgun sequence genome:
GTCTGTCTTGATTCCCCATACACTTCCATCCTCCATCAGCTGCCAAAGgatcttcctaaaataaaattctaaccAAGTCACTATCCTGATCTCAAAACTCTATtaaaaagatctagaaaatgcCACAGATTTAATCTTAATCAGGAAAGTCAAGGAAAAATAATCACTGGGTCATTTTTCCAACTCCAGTTAGCATAAGAAGCCAGGGAGGTTTATAGACACTGGAGACAGGGTCTGGCCAAGGGCATACTATAGAGGGCATTCCAGTTCAGAGAGAGGCCATGAACCAAGGCAAGAAAAGGTACCATATCCAACATGAAGGGCTCTAAACTTGTATCCATCATCAGATTTCATAAAGGGAATCTAAGCAGACAGAAAGGTCAGaaagcattttggttttcttatatCTTGATAAtcttaaaagaatggaaaggaaagggaagagaaataccttgggaaagaaacaggaaaatgaaagatgggggaaattatctcacacaATTGGATATGTAATCAGAAGTCCatacaaataagaaagaagggtCAAAGGAGTGGCTGACATTTGAACCTCAAACAATAGCCACACATACTCAATAGagttcaaaaatatatttcactcaaGAGGAAAATGGGGAAGGGGACGACGGAGAATTAAAAAGAGGGCAGATTGAGGAAGAAGTTTACtcctaaggaaaacaaattctaaaataatgtacaaaaatatttatagctttttttgaagagacaaagaatgggaaactgagggaatgcccatcaagtGAGGGTTgtatgaataaattatggtatgtaaatgtgatggaatactattgtactgaaagaaataataaaggggATGACTTCTGAGAAATCTgtgaagacttgtatgaactaacaCAAGGTGAAATGGGAAGGACAAGAGGACAATTTCTACAATGACAGTAATAACATAAAGGTAAACaagtttgaaagatttttttttaggtttttgtaaggcaaatgcggttaagtggcttgcccaaggccacacagctaggtaattattgtttgagaccggatttgaacccaggtactcctgactccagggccggtgctttatccactgcacctagccaccccaactctgaaagatttaagaactttgaTAAGCATAATGACtaatcatgattccagagaacaaatgatgaaacatactCCCAATCTCTTGATACAGAGGTGAAAGTAGCAAAGTacagaatgaaatatattttctttatgcaGATGCAGAACTATGTTTTCTTTAACTATACTTGTTTGTAAtcacagttttgtttttctttcttttccatttgggaGGGTGGGGTTAGGAGGGAGAGAAGATGGATTTttgccatttgaaaaaaaaattctttactcAGATTTagggttctttccactatatcacattTCTTCAAATAGCATTTTTTACTCCCTAATGTATTTTTCACATATTATAGTTATTTAGGAAATGAGCTGTGTCACATagcaaaaatgaaggacaacagaTTCTTAGCCTAAGTGATGTGCTGCTacccttaaaaatgaaaatatatacgAAAAGGTCTCTCTGGAGGATGAGGCACTGTGAATAAGagttccatctctgacattcccTATATGAGCCCGGACAAGTCAATTGTTTCCTTgggcttctgttttctcatcagtaGAATGATCGGGTTAGATTAAATGCCCTTGGAATCTCCTTCTAACTgtagatctataattttttaaagtacaaaagTAAATTCATTTCATGTTTACTGGGCTGCACTGTGACCTCCATGAGGACAGGGATCATATCACATTAGAATTCCTTACTTCCCTTCTTTCTAAGCATACAGCTTTGAATATACTTACTAAACATTTGAAGGAATAGACAAATGATACTTCAAAATTTACCCCAAGTCTGGCCCCATTCTCCACCTCTTGGCATGGGTGGACCCAGTGGGGTAAGCTGTCAAGGTATCCCTGCTCTGACTCACCCAGGGTCCAGCCCAGGCTCCCCTCCACGGGAGTGGTGTGCTCATCTATGTCATTCCCGTACAGGCACAGACCTGCCTCCAGCCGAAGGCTATCCCTGGCTGCCAGTCCTGCCAGCTTGACCTCCTTGTTCTCTAGAAGTGCCTCTGCCAGGTGAATGGCACTCTTTGCCGGAACCGAGATCTGTGTGGAATAAAGGTTAAGGAATACAGGATCCCTTGTAGGAAGACAGCTAGTCCCCCAAGAGAGTGCCCACGGCCTTCACAGCACAGTTATTCTAAAGCAGGTTGACAATGTCCTTGCCCTTTTGAGAacctggggaaggggagaaggtgggAATAATAATTCCACAAGTTTTAAAGCAGAAGGGACTTTGAAGACATCTAGTTCAACATCATTTTCAAGGGAGCAGCTTGAAACTGAGGTCTAAGGGAGAAGGAACTTGCCCAAATTTCCATAGCTTGTAAATGTCAAAGCCGAAATCTGAACCAGATCCTCAGGCTTGAAACAACATATTCTTGCCTCAGTGTCCTCCCTTACCTCCACACCATCCTCCCCAGTATAACCACAGCGTGTCACACGGCAGCCAGGTATTCCAAACACATCCATCACTGCACTGGTCATGAAGGTCAGTTTCCGAAGGTCATCTGACACCCCTGCCTGCAGCACCTGGGCTGCCGAGGGACCTGGCATGAGGAGCAAAGTGGTCAGAGCTCTGTCTAGCACACTGTTGGAGAACCACACCATCTGTTGTCCTGTAGTTATGTGGAACTatggggggaagaaaagagatttaAAGGATAGGCCTATTTCCTACCTTCCTCTCACTGGCTAAGTCCCAGGTTTCTATGGTACTGACCTGAAAGGCACTCACCTTGTAAAGCTATCAAGGCATTATTAATCACCTCCAGATTCACATCACAGCCAGCACTTCTCAGTTCTGATACCTTATTCTGAAAGCAGAGACACAGGCTTTGGCTATCATGTTTGGGTCCATACACAAATGATTCTCTATCCCACAAGGACCCAGTTCCAGAGATAGTTGTTCCCCCAACCCTATCCCCAAGAAAACAGTTCATTCTCAGGGACTTACCAATCACTGAATAACAGCCCATACCTGCATGAGAGCCATGTCCTTATCCCGGCATCCGGCATTGGACACTACATACAGATACTCATCAGATGTGTTTGTCACAATCAGGTCATCTATGATACCACCTTCTTCATTGGTGAAAAGAGTCAGTGTTCCCTATCAAGACCAAATGCATTATCCTCTGATCATTTTCCCTGGGCTTGAATCCTGGACCAAAGAATTCAAAGGCTACAAAGTAAACTCCCAGAACACTATCAAACAGAAACTATGATTTATGAGATCATCCTAATGACTGAGGCATGCTCTTGTAGTCACTAAGTATGGTCAAGCAATATATGTTCCTACACATTGGCCATAAGAAAAAACATATTCCTCATTCTGTTCTCTGTCATGAAGTgggtagcattcttcatcatcagCCCTCTAGAATCAATGCTGGTCATTGAATTGATCAatgttcttaaatctttcagaattgattttttttacaatattaatGTTTTGGTATAAACTGTTCTTCtacagagtgaaataagcaaTAGAACCATGCTTATTTTTAATAGTTAACAAGTactaggagtggctaggtggcacagtgaatagagcaccaggccttggagttaggagtacctgggttcaaatccgacctcagacacttaataattacttaaccgggtggccttgggaaagccacttaaccccattgccttgaaaaatctaaaaaaaaaaaaatagttaacgAGTACTTAATAACACTCTCCTCTGTGAGCAGACATCTTACTCAAACTCACAGGACCCTGGCACTAGGCTTTTCCAGAAGTAAGGATGGACCAGGACTTAGTTTGTGTTTGGGGTATATACATCTGTGACAAGTAAGGGCTCATAGAGTCTAAAACCTTCACTTCCTAACACTAATCCCTAATTCCCTTCAGTTGAATTTTCTAATGGCCATGATCATGCTTCTGCCACATTACAAGTAAGCCTTACACAGAAATATAGCATCACTACACAGCTGAGATGGTCTACACAATATGGCACTCTTACTGTCCTTTCTTCCTTGACTACTTCAAGAACATTTTATTGGGTTGATCTGGATGTGCCCCATTTCACCAACACAGATTGAAATCCTTTCACGATTTAGAAGAGGCTCTTTGAGGCTACTGCAGCTTGACGTTACTTACAATCCACCTTTTCACGAGGCCTTCCAACTCAATCAAACTTGTCATGGGACCACAAGAACAATATGGATCAAGCCCATATACAAAACCCACTAAGACCTCCAAAGGTTGAGCTCTATTGGTAGAGCTTGTGACAACCGAAAAACCTAGACATGTTACAGAATGGGCCTTTAGTGGAACAATAGCAACACATACACTAGTGCATCTGCTGTTGAAAATGGAATCTGTCAAAGAACTTATTACAGTCAATATTACAGTCCTAAGATAAAGTCTTGGTTGGGCCCACCATTAGTACAAACTTAACTGTGGCTAATCCTCAAATAGCAATTCCCTCTATTGGTCTTAAGAATATTGGTAAAGTAAGTTTATTTCTATTTAAGCAAGGAGTAGAAGGAGTGAAGGAGAAACAGTGGGAAGTTGACAGGGGAGACATTTACCTGGTTTGGCTTCAGTTCGGCAATGTCACTGACTACCAAGCTTTCCATCAACTTCACTCGATCCTGACCAAATATCTTGGTCTTGAAGAAAGATTGAAAGATAGTTTTAGCAGCAGGACCTCTCTCTCAGAAGACAAGCAGAAGTGAATGaaataaatcagaattatttaAGATCAGaatgaaaggaacctcagacTTTAGGtccaattcaaaataattatcgAATAATTATCACCAAAACTgggcaaaaaatagaaaaacatattTCAGTATATACAAAAGATTAACTTTTGATAAGCTTATCAGAAAATAAAAACTGAGGAAAAGgattcattatttaataaatgtgaaaAGATTGGTTAGCAGTTTGGCAGAAAACTTAGTTTAGACTCATGTCTCAAGAAAAGTGGaatggtaaaataaataaaattacattagtGTAACAGAATGGATAAAGGTTCCAGATGGAGATTTAGGAGTACCTAAAAGTTTATGACATTTTGTGTGctgaaattcatttatttaaatattgaaaCGACAAtcagaaagatccaagttcaaattcagtctcagatatcactagtgtgtgaccatgggaaagtcacctaaccaatgtatgcttcagtttccttataagtttatgaggatcaaataagttaacTGTAAAGCATTAGCACAATGCATACAgtaagtcctatataaatgttagttattattttttattattaacagTTGCAAACCAAATGTaattgtatttataatttttttaaaagaatccaaGAGTAAATTTGTGTCTTCCCAGTACTATCTAGAGTAAGGGATTCGAGTTAGATGAGATTAGAGTTGGGGATTTCTGATTAataggaagggaagagaacaagaatttattaagctctaCTATGACCAAATATAATTTGATAACCATAGTGTTtcttatttttgagtttttgcaaggcagtggggttaaatgaatgcccaagatcacagagctaggtatttattaagtgtctgagtctgaatttgaactcaggtactcctgactctatccactgtgtcaccaagctGCCTTCCCCAACATGGTGTTTCTTATTTAgataaaaatattcctttcatAGAGAAGAACAGTTCTATTGCTGACACTATTCCCCCCAAACTTAAAACTTTGGAATCACTTggacttttccctctttcttactCATCACATATTATTAGTTGCCAAAACTTGTTCTTTTTCCTTAAGCAGGGAGTGGAAGGAATGAGGAAACACACCTTAAGACCTCATCCCCTTTCACTTGAACTATTTAAGAAGTCCCTCACTTTGTAACCCCTAGCAAATGACCAAATCATTATCCTGGCTGGCAGGTATAGCAACCATTGTAAACCAAAGAACTGATTGACCTCTGGGAGGCAAAGCAGCTTAGTGAGAAAGAGCCCTACACTAGAATTCAGGACCTCAGCACCAGCTCTGATTCTGCTAACTTCCAAGTTCCTTCTTGTGGGGCCTGTTTTCAGCAAAAGTAAGATGGGAAGAGTTGGGCCCTAGACTGTGTGTTTATAAATGGGGATCATGTGAGTTAAGTTCAGATTTATGGCCAAAAATACCTGATTTATAGATTTATAACTGAAAATGTGTTGAGAGGTTTGAGAGGCAGTGAACTGTACAAAGAACAGCAAATAGGTCAGAACCATTGGAGTTCAGACTTTGTGAAAGGCAGTAAGGTAATGTTCAGTCAGGTTAAGAaaggctttaaaaaccaaacagaatattttatttgctaATGTAGAATTAAAAGGGGACTGAATACTGTATAGGAGATGATATAGTCAGACCTGGTGCTTTAAGGTCAATTTGACAGCTAGCTGGAGGATGGGAAGATGGGAGATATGGGCAGCAAGAAAGCAGCCAGGAGACAAGAAGACAATGAAGATTAGTGAAAGAGTAGGGATGACAGAGGGGGCAATATGTGGAGAACACAGATGGAATGGGATTACTTGTACATGTAGAGTCATatgttctctgactccagaaacCTTATTCCAGCAGACTAGACATATCTCTTGATATGACTCAGTTGCCTGGAGCCTGATTTTTTTAGgcacaaatatttccataaattAGCTCTCAATTCCTTGCTGGACCCTGATTATCCAGGTGAAAATTAGTTTTTGAACCCACAACCCCCAAAGCCCAGCCTGAAAACTGAGGATTTCAAAGTAAATGCTATTGTCCCACTCAGATTTCAAAAAACCtgttcaaaaatgaaatcatttcttcAAAGTCTTCCCACAATCTCCAGATTTCCATTTGCTTGGGAGCAGGGGTGCCAAGGGAAGGGCATTATAggtgataatttttaaattcttttctagctctaacaGGTTTTCTTAAAAATTCAACTGCTGGCTAGCATATCCAAGTGGCCAGGGTACCAAAACAGTCAGAACTGGCCTGCCTCATATGacttgtctctcatcacattcaactgagatcaatgtataacatggaatcaatgtaaagactaacagaatgccttttgtggggggaggaaagcaagaatgggggaaaaattgtaaaactcaaaatcttaaactGGTCTGCctccctcctttcatcctgaACTTAGCTCCAGGTCATTCACCTTGTAGCATGAGACACATGAGAACTTAGGTCCAGTCATTCACCTGTAGCATGTGAGACACATCAAATAGGGAGCAATGTCTTCGGGTATGCAAGTGGGACTCTAAGTGGCTGTCCCGGTACTGCACAGGTAGGCTCCAACCAGCAAAGGACACCATCTTCCCACCATGGTGCTCATGGAAATCAAACAGGGCTGTTTTCTTCAAGGGCTCCTGTCAAGGAGTGAAATCATTGGTCTGAGAAGCTAGCCTCTTCACATTTAGTCTCATAATGGGCAGGTAAGAAGGAAACAAGGCTTGACTCTCTTCTGGTATCTTCTTTTATCCTATGATAGGACCCCTTTCTTCTCAGGgatcattttttcttccattcttaagtttcaactaaaatctCCCCTTCCACAGGAAGGCCTCTTAATTCTTAATGCCTTCCCTTATTTCCTATCTtgtataacttgtttgtacatatttgtctccattagattgtgatctCCTTTAGGGGAAGGGCTATTTCTTGCCTCTTTATGTCCCTGAGTTTAGGCATTGTGGCCTGCCATAATgtagatgcttttatttttttgttttgcaaggcactggggttaagtggcttgcccaaggccacacagctaagtcattattgtctgaggccgcatttgaattcaggtactcctgactccgcagccggtgctctatccactgtaccacctagccgccccagtgcttttatttttaaatcccatTTTCCTCTCCCATTCCCAAGACCTACTCCCTCTTtctccaggtcctctgatttccaCTCCACTTTAAGCGCCCTCCCCAAAGCTACCCTCTTCTTTGGTCCTCTCCAAGACCCCCCACTTGTCCCTCCCCAAGTTGGTTCCCCTCCCCGTTTCTGCTCAATTCAGACTTCTTTCCCAGGCCAAGTACTCCTTCCCCAAACCCCGGACCCGTGTGcaccttttcccccctctccctcctcaggGCCTCTTCCATCTCCCCTTTCCTGCCTACCCTAGAACCACCCCCCCAATATTCCATCCCCAGGGCACCCTTCCACCCGCCTCTTTCCCGAAGCCTTTTGGGATCCCGGCTCCTGCGTCCCCTTTCCTACCAAGAATTCCTCCCCAGGGCCTGTTCCCTCCTCTTTCCGGAGCCCCCCTCCCCAAGGTTCCCGCAAGACCCCAACTGCCTCTTTCTCAAggctttcccccccccccacccggTGTGCTGCCCAGGCAGTGTCTCTCTCCCCAGATGCTGCCCAGGCAGTATCCCCCACCCCGGGCTGCAGTCCCCCCACTCTTGTCCCCTAGGCCGCGGGTCCGGCCGAGCCCGTCCCACCTGCCCCGCACTAAGAGGCCGTCGGGCTTCTGCGGGGCGGCCACTCcgcggccccgccgccgccgcggccaGGACACTGTCCAGGAGCCGCCAGGCCCAGCTCCGGCTCCGCTGCATCTTCAAGCTCCGGTCCCCTGGCCTGGGGCGCTACACTGACCGCGCAGGTGCTGGTCGGTGAGCAGCAGAGGACAGTGGGAGATGTAGTTCCAGGTCCCCCTCCATTTGCCCTGAgggggtcttttttttgttttcagtccCAGCCTTAGGGCAAATTCCAAGGTTTTCTTCTAAATATCTTATCTTTGCAGGTTAGGACCCGATTTAGGTGCTACCTCTGAAGCAGATCTTAGGTAAATAAATCCACCACCACTGTATTCCTATGAGTTGGGGAATATGTTTCATTACAGTAGATAAAACGATGATTTAGATACCCACCCATTAAGTGtattttcttaaagcaaaaaaaaaaaagatcagaaaaacaaaaacaacttgaTCACTCGAGAAACAGGAAAACAGCAGAGTAGGGCCTATATTGTGAGAAAAGCAATATATTTGGCATCATAAGACCCGAATTGGAAAACCTTATGTTTCTGTGCAACtgtcagcaaatcacttaacctttctaaaattatttcatctctaaCATTACTCAGACTGACTACAGAATTTAGGAGGCCTGCCTGATTCCAGATAAGGACCAGAATCAGGGTATCCTAGCAACGAGTTTATATCCTTCCCATTTTCCTATGGGAAAGGGTTTTGCTTATCCTTGTTAGCTTAAGATACAATAGTTGTCGATTTTATTAAGAAATGTGTCAACTTATCCAGGCATACACAATAGGAGTGGTCTGCTCACCCCAACTGCATTTCTATCATCTCTTTGGCTTCCATATCTAAAAATAAACTAAACCTGTCCCTGACTTCCAGGGGAATGCCCCGGTCACTGAACTGTGGTGATAGCTGAGCAAATAAGCTTGTGTGGAATGTAAAGGAACTTAGTTTTTGAGAGATCAAGCAGTACTTTTGATTGTGGTCAAGAGGGCATTCAGGGCAAAAACAGTTAAACTTTAATTCTGCAAGGGAAGTCACAGCCAAAGCAATTAACCCTTTAGCTGCTAAGTCATCAGAAactcctactttttaaaaaatccacttCTACCTGAGTATTAATTTACCCCACTACCCAAGCAGGTGCTGCAAAACCAAAATTCTGTAGTGGTAATGAGAACCAAGATCTGGCAGGTTTCTGCTGTTCACTGCACATAGTGGCCCCTGTCTTCTGAGTAGTGCCTTTCTACTCCTAGCACCTGTTCTGTACTTAGTCCCTGAGTTCAGCAGGCTAATTCATGTCTTGCCAAGTTCTGAAGTGTTATTAGTAATAAACTTTGCTGGGCACCAGAACAAATgggataatacattttttttaatcacagtaGGGAAGTTGGCTACCTATTAGAAGCAGCATACTCAAAAATGGTCCCTCTTTCTATATCAGAtggctttctgtcaggggaagggggagggaagagagggaagaagaatgtaaaactcaaaaccttgccaaaaaagtgGTAAAatttaccattgcatgtaattagaaaaacaaaatattttcttaaaatatagtccCACTTGAAGCAAGTACTGAGATAGCATGGCATAGAACTTTCAGGGTTAGATGGTAGGTATAATAGTGAATGCTTGGCCCATCAGCAACTCACCATCTGCTGAACTAAGTCagacagggagggaggaagaggtaGGGGGTcggaagagaaagagacagatgggaaagagagagaggaataatCTAGTCCTAGATCCTAGGCTTCCATCCAGCTCCAGCTCTCTGTCTTaactcccctctccccttcctccaatATGCAGTCAACATATTCTGACTGGGGAAAGAGATATTGCTTTGTAACTTGACAGCCAGGAGGCTCTCTGGATGCCAGAGGATTCTAATCAGTTCAGAGGATGAAATGAGGGCTCTTCTCCCAAATGCCTTTGGGCCCTCGATTTACTCTGGATTATAATTTAGATAATGACTACTGCTTGGGAGGTTTCCATAACTAATACAAAACCTGAAGCTTTCAAAGACCAAAAGTTAGATTCAGTCTAGAGCCAGGTAAGAGGTAGAGAACCAGCTCAAattatggttgttttttttttatgtaccTGCGATATATACAtaattgtcttctccattagaatgtaagctctttgagggtctTTGTCTTCTGTCTTTGTAGCCCTCTACACCTAGCACACATTGGGGAAAATAGCGGGCTCTTGAGTGAAAGCCCTCATGCTGCTGACAGTTAAGTGGATACCAGTTATTGTCGAAGGATGGAATTCTCCCAATCCCAAATGAGCTCAAGATGAGAAACAATTGGAAGACAAAAGTTGCCATGAAGGCAACACAGTCAGGACTGTAACTATTCAGGGATGTGAAAGGAGCTAGAAGGAACAGACCATGTCAATACTATGCACACATTGGCATAAGAAATAACATTGGCGCGTTTTTATGATGAAGCTGAGGCAGGGAAGGAAGGTAAGCTCACATCTTAGAGTTCAGGCTGAAGCCAGAGGATGGGACAGTTCCACCCAGAGCTTACATTCAAGCTGTTTATCAATTCCAAGAAGCCTTGGCAGCCTCAACTAGAAGCACAGAGTAGAATGATACTCTAGGAGCAGATAAGGGACACTGGGCCTCTTTTGTTTGAGGATGGCCTTGGTTCTCAGCAGGAATAAAAAGTAATCATCTCAGTCATGAACAAAATCTGGAGGCCAAATAACCTAGAGGGTTCACGTGTAGGAGAGCAGGTTCAAGTCATAACAGCCATCCACCTGTAACACAAACAGAGCTAGTTAATCCTGGCCACATAAGAATTAGGGAGCTAAAAGCAGAGACAGCTGCACAACTCACATCAAAGCGACCAATACGGGCTGTTGTGCGGTTGGCTCGgatcatctcagtcagcatccaCATTTGCTGTACCTCCGAAGAGACTTTATCTGGGTCAGGGAGGGATTGCTAAAAGAAATGCAGCAATGACTTACTAGAAGAAAGGAGTGGATGCCTAGAATTAAACCCCCACAAGCTCTGCAGAGCTTCTATTTCTGACTCCTGGGGCTTCCACAGCCATGAGTAATAATCACAGTTTTTAAATAGGTCTGGAAGCAACAGCCAGCAGCCTAGCAGGAAGCAACAGGTCTGAGGTGTGCCCACAGTTGGGGTGAGGTGGAGAGGGGTAAGGTGGAGCATTGAGTGATTCAGATATGCCAATTACAGATGTACAAACCATTTTCATCCCAACACCAAGACAGTCAGTCACTC
Coding sequences within it:
- the AMT gene encoding aminomethyltransferase, mitochondrial; protein product: MQRSRSWAWRLLDSVLAAAAAGPRSGRPAEARRPLSAGQEPLKKTALFDFHEHHGGKMVSFAGWSLPVQYRDSHLESHLHTRRHCSLFDVSHMLQTKIFGQDRVKLMESLVVSDIAELKPNQGTLTLFTNEEGGIIDDLIVTNTSDEYLYVVSNAGCRDKDMALMQNKVSELRSAGCDVNLEVINNALIALQGPSAAQVLQAGVSDDLRKLTFMTSAVMDVFGIPGCRVTRCGYTGEDGVEISVPAKSAIHLAEALLENKEVKLAGLAARDSLRLEAGLCLYGNDIDEHTTPVEGSLGWTLGKRRRAAMDFPGAAIVVPQMKKKLTRKRVGLISTGPPIRQHSRIMSTEGTVIGEITSGCPSPCLKKNVAMGYVDGDYSKIGTQLLVEVRKKQQEAVVSKMPFVPTRYYTLK